A DNA window from Rhizobium sp. NXC14 contains the following coding sequences:
- a CDS encoding serine hydrolase, with protein sequence MRFVLRVLKALALLVVLIVVAGAAWLFVRPPELLRVGGGYAAKIVCSNVFIAGREADDVLHDDVQAPGNPLLRLMSVSVDRENSRVTARFMGLFAPNYAFYRSGLGCTSVPDGDFEAAANAMPFDATVKAETNDALWPQGEGVGDPDEKIASLLGDAGLSGPAMRAIVVVRDGRIVDEAYGAGFSAKTPLIGWSMTKTVNAAILGRLMLDGKISFDDDHLLAQWKDDARANIKVSDLLGMESGLAFNENYGDVADVTRMLYLDPDMVSLPANAPIEAPPGQRFRYSSGTAVLLSRIWMDRVGNAPAAFSYPHDALFSTLGMTSAVFELDARGTFVGSSYLYATAHDWARFGQFLLQDGVWNGQRLLPEGFVGAMRTPTAASNGRYTQGQAWLAPGGSSAAFGLPEDTFWLMGHDGQSMAIVPSANLIVVRLGLTPGWLGYQPQTLLKAVLAALPQARAPQQQAESHRQAQPQP encoded by the coding sequence ATGCGATTTGTCCTGCGTGTCCTGAAGGCGCTTGCTCTCCTTGTCGTTCTCATCGTCGTTGCCGGCGCCGCCTGGCTGTTCGTCCGGCCGCCGGAGCTTCTGCGCGTCGGCGGCGGCTATGCCGCCAAGATCGTCTGCTCCAATGTCTTCATTGCCGGCCGGGAGGCGGACGATGTGCTCCATGACGATGTCCAGGCGCCCGGAAATCCGTTGCTTCGGCTGATGAGTGTAAGCGTCGATCGCGAAAACAGCCGTGTGACGGCGCGCTTCATGGGGCTGTTCGCGCCGAATTACGCCTTCTATCGCAGCGGTCTCGGTTGTACGAGCGTGCCGGACGGCGACTTCGAGGCGGCGGCGAATGCCATGCCCTTCGATGCGACGGTCAAAGCGGAGACGAATGATGCCTTATGGCCGCAGGGCGAGGGCGTAGGTGATCCCGACGAGAAGATCGCCTCGCTGCTGGGCGATGCCGGACTTTCCGGCCCGGCGATGCGGGCGATCGTGGTGGTGCGTGACGGCCGCATCGTCGACGAAGCCTATGGCGCCGGATTCTCCGCGAAGACGCCGCTGATCGGCTGGTCGATGACGAAGACGGTGAATGCCGCGATCCTGGGACGGCTGATGCTCGACGGCAAGATCTCCTTCGACGATGATCATCTTCTGGCGCAGTGGAAGGACGATGCCCGCGCCAATATCAAGGTTTCCGACCTGCTCGGCATGGAGAGCGGCCTTGCCTTCAATGAGAATTATGGCGATGTCGCGGATGTGACGCGCATGCTCTATCTCGACCCCGACATGGTGTCGTTGCCGGCCAATGCCCCGATAGAGGCGCCGCCGGGGCAGCGCTTCCGCTATTCGAGCGGCACTGCGGTGCTCTTGTCGCGTATCTGGATGGACAGGGTAGGCAATGCGCCGGCAGCCTTTTCCTATCCGCACGACGCGCTCTTCTCCACTCTCGGCATGACGAGTGCCGTCTTCGAACTCGACGCGCGCGGCACCTTTGTCGGAAGCTCCTATCTCTACGCGACGGCGCATGATTGGGCCCGCTTCGGGCAGTTCCTGTTGCAGGATGGCGTGTGGAACGGCCAGCGGCTGTTGCCGGAGGGCTTCGTCGGCGCCATGCGCACGCCGACGGCGGCGTCGAACGGCCGGTATACGCAAGGTCAGGCCTGGCTTGCGCCCGGTGGCTCGAGCGCCGCGTTCGGGCTGCCCGAGGATACGTTCTGGCTCATGGGGCATGACGGGCAGAGCATGGCGATCGTGCCTTCCGCCAATCTGATCGTCGTCCGGCTCGGCCTGACGCCGGGCTGGCTCGGCTATCAACCGCAGACGCTGCTGAAGGCAGTCCTGGCGGCGTTGCCGCAAGCGCGAGCGCCGCAACAGCAAGCCGAATCACACCGGCAGGCTCAGCCGCAGCCGTAG
- a CDS encoding DUF3419 family protein codes for MSEFAPDAGFRKNRKLKDALLRHKAFSKEGFSERLFGLLFSGLVYPQIWEDPDLDMQAMELKPNHRIVTIGSGGCNMLAYLSKAPASIDVVDLNPHHIALNRLKLAAFKHLPCHADLIRFLAMPNEKSNSRAYDQHLAAKLDEATRSYWNGRKFGRRRVTVFDRNIYETGLLGRFIGAAHLLARLHGVKLREMTKTRSIREQRQFFDEQIAPLFEKPVVRWITGRKSSLFGLGIPPQQYDELASLSDDHSIAPVLKHRLEKLACHFPMRDNYFAWQAFGRRYGTEEEGPLPTYLKPEHYEVIRANIDRVNVHHASFTELLAREPAASRDRYILLDAQDWMTDGQLNDVWREITRTAREGARVIFRTAAERSIIEGRLSPSIRDQWDYFEEKSRELTALDRSAIYGGFHIYGKKA; via the coding sequence ATGTCAGAATTTGCACCGGATGCCGGCTTCCGCAAGAACCGGAAACTCAAGGACGCCCTTCTCCGCCACAAGGCTTTTTCGAAGGAGGGCTTCTCCGAGCGGCTCTTCGGTCTTCTCTTCTCCGGCCTCGTCTATCCGCAGATCTGGGAGGATCCGGATCTCGACATGCAGGCGATGGAGTTGAAGCCCAATCACCGCATCGTCACCATCGGTTCGGGCGGCTGCAACATGCTCGCCTATCTCTCCAAGGCGCCGGCTTCGATCGACGTCGTCGACCTCAACCCGCACCATATCGCGCTGAACCGCCTGAAGCTTGCCGCCTTCAAGCACCTTCCCTGTCACGCCGATCTCATCCGCTTCCTGGCGATGCCGAACGAGAAATCGAACAGCCGCGCTTATGATCAGCATCTCGCTGCCAAACTCGACGAGGCGACGCGCAGTTACTGGAACGGCCGCAAGTTCGGTCGCCGCCGCGTCACTGTCTTCGACCGCAACATCTATGAAACCGGCCTGCTCGGCCGCTTCATCGGTGCTGCCCACCTCCTTGCCCGTCTGCACGGCGTCAAGCTGCGCGAAATGACCAAAACCCGTTCGATCCGCGAGCAGCGCCAGTTCTTCGACGAGCAGATCGCACCCCTGTTTGAAAAGCCGGTCGTACGCTGGATCACCGGCCGCAAAAGCTCACTCTTCGGCCTCGGCATTCCGCCGCAGCAATATGATGAGCTCGCAAGTCTTTCTGACGATCATTCGATCGCGCCGGTGCTGAAGCATCGCCTGGAAAAGCTCGCCTGTCATTTCCCGATGCGCGACAACTATTTCGCCTGGCAGGCCTTCGGTCGCCGCTACGGCACCGAAGAAGAAGGCCCGCTGCCAACCTATCTGAAGCCGGAGCACTACGAGGTGATCCGCGCCAATATCGACCGCGTCAACGTCCACCACGCAAGCTTCACCGAACTTCTGGCCCGCGAGCCGGCGGCTTCCCGCGACCGTTATATCCTGCTCGACGCGCAGGATTGGATGACCGACGGACAGCTGAACGACGTCTGGCGGGAGATCACCCGCACGGCGCGCGAAGGCGCTCGCGTAATCTTCCGTACCGCCGCCGAAAGAAGCATCATCGAAGGCCGTCTGTCACCTTCGATCCGCGACCAATGGGATTATTTCGAAGAGAAGTCGCGAGAGCTGACCGCGCTCGATCGCTCGGCGATCTACGGCGGCTTCCACATTTACGGGAAGAAGGCGTGA
- a CDS encoding class I SAM-dependent methyltransferase, whose amino-acid sequence MSKIGAETAGKGDQHASLMDGMYRYQRHIYDLTRKYYLLGRDSTIRNLDVPDSGTLLEVGCGTGRNMALAHRHFPSAKLFGLDISQEMLISARKTFATKATIPEFRVADATAFTPREFGVSGFDRILISYALSMIPDWERAVDASIAALNPGGQLHIVDFGQQEGLPPWFRRMLQAWLAKFHVTPRADLQEVLEAQAEEHNARLSFETVGGGYAWRAAIISRRS is encoded by the coding sequence GTGAGCAAGATCGGAGCCGAGACGGCAGGAAAGGGCGATCAACATGCCAGCCTGATGGATGGCATGTACCGCTACCAGCGCCATATCTACGACCTGACCCGCAAATATTACCTCCTTGGCCGCGACAGCACGATTCGCAATCTCGACGTGCCAGACAGCGGCACCCTGCTCGAAGTCGGCTGCGGTACCGGCCGCAACATGGCTTTGGCTCACAGGCATTTCCCGAGCGCCAAGCTGTTCGGCCTCGACATTTCCCAAGAAATGCTGATCTCGGCGCGCAAGACCTTCGCCACGAAAGCGACAATCCCGGAATTCCGCGTCGCCGATGCCACGGCGTTTACCCCGCGCGAATTCGGCGTCAGCGGCTTCGACCGCATCCTGATCTCCTATGCCCTGTCGATGATCCCGGACTGGGAACGCGCCGTCGATGCGTCGATCGCCGCACTCAATCCAGGCGGCCAGCTGCATATCGTCGATTTCGGCCAGCAGGAAGGCCTGCCGCCTTGGTTCCGCCGCATGCTGCAGGCCTGGCTTGCGAAATTCCATGTCACTCCGCGCGCCGATTTGCAGGAGGTCTTGGAAGCGCAGGCCGAGGAACACAATGCGCGATTGTCCTTTGAAACAGTCGGCGGCGGTTACGCCTGGCGGGCGGCCATTATCAGCAGGCGCTCATAA
- a CDS encoding GH25 family lysozyme has product MRRLLFCVLPLAILLAGCSSSGHDYLETASIKPKTRFQDTDPQDFGSKHPQQNAIHGIDISKWQGDIDWATVRNSGVGFAFIKATEGKDRVDPRFDEYWREARAAGIPHAPYHFYYFCSSADEQADWFIRNVPKEAMRLPPVLDVEWNAESKTCRYRPDPVTVRSEMQRFMDRLEAYYGKRPIIYTSVDFHRDNLAGYFQDYHFWVRSVAKHPEVTYSDRRWAFWQYTSTGVIPGIKGPTDINVFAGSAKNWNNWVAAVSKDRNS; this is encoded by the coding sequence ATGCGCCGGCTTTTGTTTTGCGTTCTGCCCCTGGCCATCCTGCTGGCGGGCTGCTCCTCCTCCGGTCATGACTATCTCGAAACCGCATCGATAAAGCCAAAGACGCGCTTCCAGGACACCGATCCTCAGGATTTCGGCTCGAAGCATCCGCAGCAGAACGCGATCCACGGCATCGACATTTCCAAATGGCAGGGTGACATCGACTGGGCGACGGTGAGGAATTCCGGCGTCGGCTTCGCCTTCATCAAGGCGACGGAAGGCAAGGACAGGGTCGATCCGCGCTTCGACGAATATTGGCGCGAGGCGCGCGCCGCCGGCATCCCGCACGCCCCCTACCATTTCTATTATTTCTGCTCCTCGGCCGATGAGCAGGCCGACTGGTTCATCCGCAACGTGCCCAAGGAGGCCATGCGCCTGCCGCCGGTGCTCGACGTCGAGTGGAACGCCGAATCGAAGACCTGCCGCTATCGTCCCGACCCGGTAACGGTGCGCTCCGAAATGCAGCGCTTCATGGACCGGCTGGAGGCCTATTACGGCAAGCGCCCGATTATCTACACCTCGGTCGATTTCCACCGCGACAATCTCGCCGGCTATTTCCAGGATTATCATTTCTGGGTCCGCTCGGTGGCGAAACATCCCGAAGTGACCTATTCCGACCGCCGCTGGGCCTTCTGGCAATATACCTCGACCGGCGTTATTCCCGGCATCAAGGGGCCGACCGACATCAACGTCTTTGCCGGCAGCGCAAAGAACTGGAACAATTGGGTCGCGGCCGTTTCCAAGGATAGAAATTCTTAG
- a CDS encoding lytic murein transglycosylase: MHRSLASRSALALLFGLAFAGGAAAQQAPTASAPAAPCGGDLSAFLQGVKADAVAAGASAAAADEALAGAEIDPKVLSRDRAQGVFKQTFLEFSQRTVSQARLDIGRQKMKQYADVFARAEQEFGVPPGVITAFWAMETDFGAVQGDFNTRNALVTLSHDCRRPELFRPQLIALIEMVEHGDLDPATNTGAWAGEIGQVQMLPRDIIAYGMDGDGDGHVRLKQSGPDAILTAAKFIQHLGFERGQPWLQEVTLPDNLPWEKSGLGGAMKASEWFALGVKPRDGNTAFGELEGDLVLPQGRMGPAFIAYPNFKIYLEWNKSFIYTTSAAYFATRLSGAPTYLKGTPEQGLANDQMKTLQTKLQSLGHDVGEIDGILGSGTRIAIQKEQQRLGIPADGWATPALLNAL, encoded by the coding sequence ATGCACCGCTCGCTCGCAAGCCGCTCTGCACTCGCCCTCCTGTTTGGCCTTGCTTTTGCAGGCGGCGCGGCCGCCCAGCAGGCGCCCACGGCCTCGGCTCCGGCAGCTCCCTGCGGCGGCGATCTGTCGGCCTTCCTCCAGGGCGTCAAGGCTGATGCGGTCGCCGCAGGAGCCAGCGCCGCGGCCGCCGACGAGGCGCTGGCCGGCGCCGAAATCGATCCCAAGGTCCTGAGCCGGGACCGCGCCCAGGGCGTCTTCAAGCAGACCTTCCTCGAATTCTCGCAGCGCACTGTTAGCCAGGCCCGCCTCGACATCGGCCGCCAGAAGATGAAGCAATATGCCGACGTCTTTGCCCGGGCCGAGCAGGAATTCGGCGTTCCCCCAGGCGTGATCACTGCATTCTGGGCGATGGAAACCGATTTCGGTGCCGTCCAGGGCGATTTCAACACCCGCAATGCCCTGGTGACGCTATCGCACGACTGCCGCCGCCCGGAGCTCTTCCGCCCGCAGCTGATCGCCTTGATCGAAATGGTCGAGCACGGCGACCTCGACCCCGCCACCAACACCGGCGCCTGGGCCGGCGAGATAGGCCAGGTTCAGATGCTGCCGCGCGACATCATCGCCTATGGCATGGATGGCGACGGCGACGGCCATGTCCGCCTGAAGCAGAGCGGCCCGGACGCCATTCTGACGGCAGCGAAATTCATCCAGCATCTCGGCTTCGAGCGCGGTCAGCCCTGGCTGCAGGAAGTCACCCTCCCCGACAACCTGCCTTGGGAGAAATCCGGCCTTGGCGGCGCAATGAAGGCGAGCGAGTGGTTCGCGCTCGGCGTCAAGCCGCGCGACGGAAACACGGCCTTCGGTGAGTTGGAGGGCGATCTGGTCCTGCCGCAGGGCCGCATGGGACCGGCCTTCATCGCCTATCCCAATTTCAAGATCTATCTCGAATGGAACAAATCGTTCATCTACACGACGTCGGCCGCCTATTTCGCCACCCGCCTTTCCGGCGCCCCGACCTATCTCAAGGGCACACCGGAACAGGGTCTTGCCAACGACCAGATGAAGACGCTGCAGACCAAGCTGCAGTCACTCGGCCACGATGTCGGCGAGATCGACGGTATTCTCGGTTCCGGCACGCGCATCGCAATCCAGAAGGAACAGCAGCGCTTGGGCATACCGGCCGACGGCTGGGCGACGCCTGCCCTTCTCAACGCTCTCTGA
- a CDS encoding DMT family transporter: protein MDSKMSAWIWSLLLLLGLIWGGSFFFARIAVQHIPPLTLVFLRLLLAGLALHVYIAGRFDIFSTLKARWREFLILGLINNALPHALIFFGQTRIGAGLAAILNATTPIWTVLIANYLTSDEKLSSAKIAGCLVGLAGTIVLVGPGLSASGQAPLWALLLPVLAAISYGFAATYGKRFKDVPAPVTAAGQLTASSLITLPLSLMADRPWTLSLPPLNILLAILALALVSTAFAYILYFRIMAAAGATNASLVTLLVPPSAMLLGVLFLGERLAVGEFTGMALIGLGLVILDGRAYRLLVKAA, encoded by the coding sequence ATGGACAGCAAAATGAGTGCCTGGATCTGGAGCCTGCTGCTCCTGCTTGGTCTTATCTGGGGCGGCTCCTTTTTCTTCGCGCGCATCGCCGTCCAGCATATCCCGCCGCTGACGCTCGTCTTCCTCCGTCTGCTGCTGGCCGGGCTGGCGCTGCACGTCTATATCGCCGGCCGTTTCGATATCTTTTCGACCCTGAAAGCCCGCTGGCGCGAATTCCTGATCCTCGGGTTGATCAACAATGCCCTGCCGCATGCGCTGATCTTCTTCGGCCAGACCCGCATCGGCGCCGGCCTTGCGGCGATCCTGAACGCGACGACGCCGATCTGGACCGTGCTGATTGCCAATTATCTCACCTCCGACGAAAAGCTGTCCTCGGCCAAGATCGCCGGCTGCCTCGTCGGCCTCGCCGGAACGATCGTACTGGTCGGCCCTGGCCTGTCGGCCAGCGGCCAAGCCCCCCTCTGGGCGCTGCTGCTCCCTGTGCTTGCCGCCATCTCCTACGGGTTCGCAGCCACCTACGGCAAGCGATTCAAGGACGTTCCGGCACCAGTCACCGCAGCCGGCCAGTTGACCGCGTCCTCGCTGATCACCTTGCCGCTGTCGTTAATGGCCGATCGCCCCTGGACGCTCTCCTTGCCGCCGCTCAATATCCTGCTCGCAATCCTGGCGTTGGCGCTGGTGTCGACCGCCTTCGCCTACATTCTCTATTTCCGGATCATGGCGGCGGCGGGCGCCACCAACGCCTCGCTTGTCACCCTGCTGGTGCCTCCAAGCGCCATGCTGCTCGGCGTGCTTTTCCTCGGAGAACGGCTGGCGGTGGGCGAATTTACGGGCATGGCGCTGATCGGTTTGGGCCTTGTCATCCTCGATGGCCGCGCCTACCGCCTGCTGGTGAAAGCTGCCTGA
- the metF gene encoding methylenetetrahydrofolate reductase [NAD(P)H] yields the protein MALKSEGRGRNFGISFEFFPPKSEEMEAQLWDAVAKLQDWDPDFVSVTYGAGGTTKAPTLSAVTRFLSQTPLATASHLTCVGATKEETHQMIDTFRKVGVKHFVALRGDAPGGVGAPYQPHPGGYANAAELVAGLKSVGDFEISVSAYPEKHPESRDTAADIEMLKRKADNGADRALTQFFFDNDNFERYLERVRAAGISIPIVPGIMPIQNLTQLKRFAGACGAVIPAFLDERFAGFDDKPEDRAKVAAEVAAEQIEDLVRRGIGDFHLYTMNRAPLVSAVLDNLGYSRRAPKSAGAAA from the coding sequence ATGGCTTTGAAAAGCGAAGGACGCGGGCGCAACTTCGGGATCTCCTTCGAGTTCTTTCCACCGAAATCGGAAGAAATGGAGGCGCAGCTCTGGGATGCCGTCGCTAAGCTGCAGGACTGGGATCCGGATTTCGTGTCGGTGACCTATGGCGCCGGCGGCACCACCAAGGCGCCGACGCTGTCGGCGGTGACGCGCTTCCTGTCGCAGACGCCGCTTGCCACCGCTTCGCACCTGACCTGCGTCGGTGCGACGAAGGAGGAAACGCATCAAATGATCGATACGTTTCGCAAGGTCGGCGTAAAGCATTTCGTGGCGTTGCGCGGCGATGCGCCTGGCGGCGTCGGTGCGCCCTATCAGCCGCATCCCGGCGGTTACGCCAATGCCGCGGAACTGGTGGCCGGTCTCAAGTCGGTCGGTGATTTCGAGATTTCCGTCTCCGCCTATCCGGAAAAACACCCGGAAAGCCGTGATACGGCCGCCGATATCGAGATGCTGAAGCGCAAGGCCGATAACGGCGCTGACAGGGCGTTGACGCAGTTCTTCTTCGACAACGACAATTTCGAGCGCTACCTGGAGCGGGTGCGCGCCGCCGGCATTTCGATCCCGATCGTGCCCGGCATCATGCCGATCCAGAACCTGACGCAGCTGAAGCGTTTCGCCGGCGCCTGTGGCGCGGTCATCCCGGCCTTCCTCGATGAGCGTTTCGCGGGCTTCGACGACAAGCCTGAGGATCGGGCAAAGGTCGCGGCCGAAGTTGCTGCCGAGCAGATCGAGGATCTCGTCCGGCGCGGCATCGGTGATTTCCATCTCTATACGATGAACCGCGCGCCGCTGGTTTCCGCGGTGCTCGACAACCTCGGCTACTCCCGTCGGGCGCCAAAGAGCGCGGGCGCCGCCGCCTGA
- a CDS encoding metalloregulator ArsR/SmtB family transcription factor, giving the protein MSEPLKLGLDGLVDVLKAAGEPTRLRLLALLDGGDLTVTDLTEILGQSQPRISRHLKLLGEAELIERYQEGAWAYFRLKQDGKAAMLVRALLRHVSENDPTILRDGERLSQVKRQRAERAQAYFSRNAAEWDELRRLHAADEEVDAAVIRLLGNQPIDSLLDLGTGTGRILELLSGLYRRAVGVDASRDMLSVARANLDKSRITKATVRHADILNLPFEGQDFDLVTIHQVLHFFDQPEIAIAEAARMLRPGGRLVVIDLAPHTLEYLRDEHAHVRLGFSHQAMSDWLRKAGLDVEQVVDLHPGQQGGQGLTVTVWLARDPRRLMASQTSEGAEATFAGRV; this is encoded by the coding sequence ATGAGCGAACCTTTGAAGCTGGGACTGGATGGGCTGGTGGACGTCTTGAAGGCGGCCGGCGAACCCACGCGTCTGCGTCTTCTGGCGCTTCTCGACGGCGGCGATCTGACGGTGACCGATCTTACCGAAATTCTCGGTCAATCGCAGCCACGCATCTCCCGCCACCTGAAACTGCTCGGCGAGGCTGAACTGATCGAACGCTATCAGGAAGGGGCCTGGGCCTATTTCCGCCTCAAACAGGACGGCAAGGCGGCCATGCTGGTGCGGGCATTGCTGAGACACGTCTCCGAGAATGATCCGACCATCCTTCGCGACGGCGAGCGGCTTTCACAGGTCAAGCGCCAGCGGGCCGAGCGGGCGCAGGCCTATTTCAGCCGCAACGCCGCCGAATGGGACGAGCTTCGTCGCCTGCACGCGGCCGATGAGGAGGTCGACGCCGCCGTCATTCGGCTGCTCGGCAACCAGCCGATCGATTCGCTGCTGGATCTCGGCACCGGCACCGGCCGCATCCTCGAACTCCTCTCCGGGCTCTACCGCCGCGCTGTCGGTGTCGACGCCAGCCGCGACATGCTGAGCGTGGCGCGCGCCAATCTCGACAAGTCGCGTATCACCAAGGCGACGGTGCGCCACGCCGATATCCTCAACCTTCCGTTCGAGGGGCAGGATTTCGACCTGGTGACGATCCATCAGGTGCTGCATTTCTTCGACCAGCCGGAGATTGCGATCGCGGAAGCGGCGCGCATGCTGCGGCCGGGCGGGCGGCTCGTGGTCATCGATCTCGCACCGCACACGCTCGAATATCTCCGCGACGAACATGCCCATGTCCGTCTCGGCTTTTCGCACCAGGCGATGTCCGACTGGCTGCGCAAAGCCGGGCTCGACGTCGAGCAGGTCGTCGATCTTCATCCGGGTCAGCAGGGCGGGCAGGGGTTGACGGTCACCGTCTGGCTCGCGCGCGATCCGAGGCGCCTCATGGCTTCGCAGACCAGCGAAGGCGCCGAAGCTACATTTGCCGGGAGAGTATGA
- the ettA gene encoding energy-dependent translational throttle protein EttA has translation MARQFIYHMSGLNKAYGNKKILENIHLSFYPDAKIGILGPNGAGKSTVLRIIAGQDKEYTGEAWLAEGATVGYLEQEPKLDPTKTVFENVMEGVAAKTAIVDRYNELMMNYSDETAEEGAKLQDIIDSQNLWDLESQVEMAMEALRCPPRDAEVTSLSGGERRRIALCRLLLSQPDLLLLDEPTNHLDAETIAWLEKHLRDYPGAVMMITHDRYFLDNVTGWILELDRGRGIPYEGNYSAYLQAKAKRMLQENREEASRQKAISREQEWIASSPKARQAKSKARIKSYEQLVEAAEKQRPGDAQIIIPVSERLGQVVIELEGITKGFEGRTLIKDLSIKLPPGGIVGIIGPNGAGKTTLFKMITGQEKPDSGSIRIGETVHLGYVDQSRDALAADKTVWEEISGGAEIIKLGKFDMNSRAYCGAFNFKGGDQQQKVGNLSGGQRNRVHLAKMLKAGGNVLLLDEPTNDLDTETLGALENALENFAGCAIIISHDRMFLDRLATHILAFEGEGHVEWFEGNFEDYEQDKIRRLGPDALNPGSQAHKRLTR, from the coding sequence ATGGCACGTCAATTCATCTATCATATGTCCGGCCTCAACAAGGCCTATGGCAACAAGAAGATCCTGGAGAACATCCACCTTTCCTTCTACCCGGATGCCAAGATCGGCATCCTCGGACCGAACGGCGCCGGTAAATCCACTGTGCTGCGCATCATCGCCGGCCAGGACAAGGAGTATACCGGCGAAGCCTGGCTCGCCGAGGGTGCCACAGTCGGCTATCTCGAGCAGGAGCCGAAACTCGACCCCACCAAGACGGTTTTCGAGAACGTCATGGAAGGTGTTGCCGCGAAGACGGCGATCGTCGATCGTTACAACGAATTGATGATGAATTACTCGGACGAGACAGCGGAAGAGGGGGCAAAGCTCCAGGACATCATCGACAGCCAGAACCTCTGGGATCTGGAAAGCCAAGTCGAGATGGCGATGGAAGCCCTGCGCTGCCCGCCGCGCGATGCCGAGGTCACCAGCCTGTCCGGTGGTGAGCGCCGCCGCATCGCACTCTGCCGCCTGCTGCTCTCGCAGCCGGATCTGTTGCTGCTCGACGAGCCGACTAACCATCTGGACGCCGAAACCATCGCCTGGCTCGAAAAGCATCTGCGCGACTATCCCGGCGCCGTGATGATGATCACCCACGACCGCTACTTCCTGGATAACGTCACCGGCTGGATCCTCGAACTCGATCGCGGCCGCGGCATCCCTTACGAAGGCAACTACTCCGCCTATTTGCAGGCCAAGGCCAAGCGCATGCTGCAGGAAAACCGCGAAGAGGCATCGCGCCAGAAGGCGATCAGCCGCGAGCAGGAATGGATTGCTTCCAGCCCGAAGGCTCGCCAGGCCAAGTCGAAGGCGCGTATCAAATCCTACGAGCAGTTGGTGGAGGCGGCCGAGAAGCAGCGTCCCGGCGACGCGCAGATCATCATCCCGGTCAGCGAACGGCTCGGCCAGGTGGTCATCGAGTTGGAAGGCATCACCAAGGGCTTCGAGGGTCGCACGCTGATCAAAGACCTGTCGATCAAGCTGCCGCCGGGCGGAATCGTCGGCATCATCGGCCCGAACGGCGCCGGCAAGACGACCCTGTTCAAGATGATCACTGGCCAGGAAAAGCCGGATAGCGGCTCGATCCGCATTGGCGAGACCGTGCATCTCGGTTATGTCGACCAGAGCCGCGACGCGCTGGCCGCCGACAAGACGGTCTGGGAGGAAATCTCCGGTGGCGCCGAAATTATCAAGCTCGGCAAGTTCGACATGAACTCGCGTGCCTACTGCGGCGCCTTCAACTTCAAGGGTGGTGATCAGCAGCAGAAGGTCGGCAATCTCTCGGGCGGTCAGCGCAACCGCGTGCACCTCGCCAAGATGCTGAAGGCCGGGGGCAATGTTCTGCTGCTCGACGAACCCACCAACGACCTCGATACGGAAACGCTCGGCGCTCTCGAAAACGCGCTCGAGAATTTCGCCGGCTGCGCCATCATCATCAGCCACGACCGCATGTTCCTCGACCGTCTGGCGACGCACATCCTGGCTTTCGAAGGCGAGGGCCATGTCGAATGGTTCGAAGGCAATTTCGAGGATTACGAGCAGGACAAGATCCGCCGCCTCGGCCCCGACGCCCTTAATCCTGGCAGTCAGGCTCACAAGCGCCTGACGCGCTGA
- a CDS encoding ribonuclease, whose protein sequence is MSSMQLRTFTFAVSMILAGAAVAQEAEGRTRFILAASWQPAFCQTNQKKPECASQTGERHDATNFSLHGLWPMRQDYCGVSDDQKAADKDGKWDTLPDVALSAEAKASLAKAMPGTQSGLERHEWIKHGTCMKMSVEDYFGVGVHLVDALNTSAVRDLFAANIGKTVKAETIKAAFDKSFGPGAGERVKMSCRRAGSVRLISELTIGLSADAGAASAKSASLADLIQGAGKTSFGCDEGVVDAAGF, encoded by the coding sequence ATGAGCAGCATGCAGTTGCGTACCTTTACATTCGCCGTGTCGATGATCCTTGCCGGCGCTGCCGTGGCGCAGGAGGCCGAGGGCCGTACCCGTTTCATTCTTGCTGCGAGCTGGCAGCCCGCCTTCTGCCAGACGAACCAGAAGAAGCCCGAATGCGCCAGCCAGACCGGCGAGCGCCATGACGCGACGAATTTCTCCCTGCATGGCCTGTGGCCGATGCGGCAGGATTATTGCGGCGTCAGCGACGATCAGAAGGCTGCCGACAAGGACGGCAAATGGGATACTTTGCCTGATGTCGCGCTTTCGGCCGAGGCGAAGGCGTCGCTTGCAAAGGCGATGCCCGGCACGCAGTCCGGCCTCGAACGGCACGAATGGATAAAGCATGGCACCTGCATGAAAATGAGCGTGGAGGATTATTTCGGCGTCGGCGTCCATCTGGTGGATGCGCTCAACACATCGGCCGTGCGCGATCTATTTGCCGCCAATATCGGCAAGACGGTCAAGGCGGAGACGATCAAGGCTGCTTTCGACAAAAGCTTCGGGCCGGGTGCGGGCGAGCGCGTCAAGATGAGCTGCCGGCGAGCCGGCAGTGTCAGGCTGATCAGCGAGTTGACGATCGGACTGTCTGCGGATGCGGGAGCGGCATCGGCCAAAAGCGCAAGCCTTGCCGATCTGATCCAGGGGGCGGGAAAAACCTCGTTCGGCTGTGACGAGGGCGTTGTCGATGCGGCGGGCTTCTGA